CTAATGCGCCTTCCGAGAAAAATTCAAAAGGTGAGTCAGGAATGTCCCGTGTGGTTAGTCATGCTGCTCCGTGATCAACCTGTTTCGAGAGGGACGGCTATTCTGCAGATGATTGGTTAGAATTTGATAGGCTGCATGTATTTCTTTAGTTTTGGCCTCTCCCTTTTTATACATTTCCATATACTTCGCTGGATTATTGGTGAGGCCTGCGTAACGTGACGGATACCAGACTCGCCTGGCTTCCTCAAATCGTTGCTGTAAGGCATCAGGCGAAAATGGCTCTGTGAGATTTAGGAGCAGCAGTGCCCGTTCGACGGTCATTGAGTTTGGGTCGCTTGAGGAGATCATGAATCTTTCATCAGAAGGTTTTATGGTGCTCAGCAGCCTGATTGATATGCTCAAGTGTTTCAAAAGAGCAGTGATACTGTCAATTGGATTTCAGAGCTAACCACAGCCGGTCTTTTCCTTATAAAATTTTTTCGATGCTACGTGAACTCCCCATCTTAGAAGCTCCAAAGTTATTTGGCAGCCAGGATTATCGCGATGTGTTGAAGGGGGAAATGGATGCAGGGAAAATACCGTTGAGCCTGGGGAAAGAATGTCCCGTCAAATGTGCATTTTGTTATGAATTAGATCATTCCTACCGAGAAACGCTGGATCCACCAAAAACCTCCCAGGAAGACTGGGAGTTTATGTTGAACTATATTAACTCCAAGCCAACAGATCCTCTTCAGTTCTGGTGTCTGGGCGGGAATGAATATATGGAATGGACCGATTTGTTTCTTCATCCAAAAGCCATGGAGTGGGTCGAAGATTTTTTGAAATTTACCGATAAAAGCATTCAATTTTTCACAGTTGGTTTTGTCCATGTTCCCAAGATTCATCGATTGGTCGAGCAATATCCCGGGAGAATAAATTTTGAGTTATCCGTTATTACCCTTGGGGAGTATAGGCAAAAACTGATGCCGCATGCTCCATCAGTTAAACATCTGATGAAGGTTTTGGATGGCCCTGCAGTTTCCTCTGCAAATTTTTATGCCTTTGATGAAAATACGATGTCGGCAGATGCGAAAACGATTTCCAGAATCAATTCCCGGTGTGTACTGTGGATGGGATGTTTGACGCCGGTTGGCGGAATTCAAGAGGCAACCAGACGTGTGATGAGGCAAGGTCGAAACTATCTTGCTGTTGAGGCGGAAAAGATATACGATGCCGACCTTCCAAATCTTACGACAATCCATACTGAAGCCTATGTGACGGCTTTTTTGAACCGAAAGCGAATTATTAGTCTATTTGACTCTTTGGAATTGGAAAAACGGGATTCGGTCGTCATGGCGGGAAGTGTGTATCGGATATTGTCTATGTTCAGGAAGAATCGAGCCAGGTATCTCCATGTGCCGAATACCACCCTCGGAGGGGATTCTGATTGTACGGTTTTGTTGACCTTAAACGACATTGCCAAACGGCTGACAAAAGAGAAATATATTTATGTCCCCCAATGTATTGTGGAGTCTGGAAGAGGTCCGAATCGCGATATTGCCGGGGTTCATATTGACGACTTTGTAAATAAAACCGGAGTGAAGGCGCGGATTTTGCCAAAAATTAGCACGAAGTTTGCCAATAATCGATTATATCGAAATGGGTCCCTACAAAATTATGTGGAGGATTATGTGCGTAATCCCTTGGCACGTTCTTATGAAGCGACCTCATTATTAGCGTAAAGTTGATAGGAAAATGGGTGATTCAGAAATACTGAACTATTAATGAGTTGGAGTTTATATGGTGAAAAGAGTAAGAGGATTGTTCTTTTTTAAAGACAACAATTTGTTCATGTGTGAAAAAAAATGGCTGATGGAAAAATGGGGGTAGAGGAGTTCCTCGCTTCAAAGGGCTTATGAGGAATGCATGGTGACGGGAGGTCAGTAAAATTTCCCTCTACAGATGAGATACCTCCTATGGTTTTTGTGATTTTGAGATTCGTCTAATATATCTTAATCCCACCTAAAATGTTTTCCTGTTGATTATGGATTCTTCTAAAAACTGGCTTCAATTTTATCAGGTTGATGTATTTACAAGTGAGCCATTTGGCGGCAATCCTTTGGCAGTATTTCCGTCCCCAGGAGAGCTTAGCGAGCGGGAGTTTCAGCAAATTGCGCGTGAAATGAATTTGTCTGAAACGGTATTTGTACTCCCGCCCTCCGATTCCAAGGCTGCGGCCAAGGTGAGAATCTTTACTCCTCTTCAAGAAATTCCGTTTGCGGGCCATCCTATTTTGGGAACATTTTATGTGCTTGGGACACTCAAGCATCTTGCCTTGCAGGAGCCCGTGACGAAAGTTTTTTATGAATGTACCCTGGGCCTGTATGCGCTTGACCTTATTGTCCTGAAGGGACAAATTGAACAGGTCATTATGTCGCAACCCTCTCCGCAATTTATAGATGTCATCACACAGGCGGAGGCTATTTATGATATTGCCAAAGCTTTGGGAATACACAGATCGCTCATTGCCGATACCCTTTTCCCTGTTGAATTGGTATCGACGGGATTGCCGGTACTAATTGTGCCTATTCGGAGCCTGACAGCCGCAAAATCCATGGAGGTTGATCATTCTGAAGTCTTAGAGATTTGTGCTCGATTTGGGGCTAATGGAATTATGATCTTTACAACGATGACGGTGGAGGAAAGCGCCACTGTTCACACGAGAATGTTTGCCGATCCCATTGGTATTTCGGAGGACCCTGCAACAGGCAGCGCAAGTGGCGCCCTTGGTGCCTATTTAGTCAAGAATGGGGTTGTAGAAGTTGGTCCGACCACTGAAGTGGTTATGGAGCAAGGGTATGAAATTGACCGTCCGTCCCGTATTTTGGTGCAGATTTTTTCTGATGATGATGTGATTAAAGAAATTAAAGTTGGAGGCCAGGTGGTAATGGTGGCGGAAGGAAAGATGGTCTATTAGCCAATATAACTGTTTCTCGCCTGCTTTACTTTCTTAATGGAAGGTTGTCTGAAGGGGAATGGAAGAGGAATGTTCCTTAAGATGCCTATTTGGTGAGTTCTCCAGCTATATGTCCCATTTCAGGTAGAATAAGTTTCTCCATTGCGAGGCGAACAGCCCCCTGAGATCCTGGAATAGAAAATACCACCAATTTCCCGTAGGTTCCTGCGGTGGCCCGACTTAACATGGCAGAGGATCCAATATCTTGATAGCTCAAATACCGAAAAAGCTCTCCAAATCCATCTAGTCGTTTTTCCAATAAATCATCAACGGCTTCAAATGTGGAGTCTCGCCGGGAAATACCTGTCCCGCCATTGATAATAATGACCTGAAGCGCTTCTTGACCACTGGCTTTGAGGAGCATGGCTTTGATATCGGCCGGTTCATCTTTAATGATTCGGTACTCTGAGATGGAGTGTCCCTGCTCTTTTAAAAGATGGCAGATTAGCTTTCCACTGGTATCGGAATCTGGCGTTCGGGTATCACTACATGTGAGCACCATGCAGACCAAAGATGATGACCTCTGTACTTTGTGTGTGAGATGAGACGGTTGAAAATGGTCAGTATGTGATCCATGTTCTTTATGATCTTGATGTTCATCCATGCTTAACCCATATAGGCAAAACCTGGCAATTACGACCAAACGGAATCCGGTTTGAGCTGAGCAGCAGGCTCTCCTTTTTTGATGTGCTCATCCAAAATTACCGCCACATCGGAGTCTTTGACCTGAGAGTACCAGGTTCCTGTCGGATAGACGACAACGTTAGGGCCACTTTCGCAAGGCCCGAGGCACGTCGTCCCAGTCACTAATACCTCGCCAGGTTGAACGCCACGTTCAATCAATCCCATATTGAGTGCCATCAATAAATTTTGAGCGCCCGCAGCTCCACAAGAAGGCTTGGGATGACCAGGAGGACGGGAATTCGTGCATACCAGAATATGATACTTCGGTTTTGGCATAAATACTCCTTCTCAACGAATAGGTGAAAGAGAGAAAAATTCAATCGAAAAAATGAACGAAGGGCTCATTGAGAGCGAAACAGATTCCACATGTCCACGCATTCATCCGGTAACTTCCAATGCGTAACTCCCGCAAGAATCCAATCTAAATAATGATCTTTGGCTTTAAATTTTCCAATGCTTTGGGCTACGTGCGTGCTTACGAACTCTTTTTCTCCTTCCTGAGTGAACACATGGATCTCAACATGACGAAATGCTCCCTCTGGAAGATCGCCCTCGAATTTGTCCATTTCTTGGACATCCTCCTGGGTGAGCTCAAAAACCCCTCCCCACACCCTCTCACCAGCAGAAGGGGCAATGGTAGCTAATCCACAGCGCCATTGGTTGGACCAGCGCCCGAATTTGATGGTGTGGTCTGGCACGTATGCCATAAATAAAAATTGTGCTTCAGGTGCACGTCGTTTGAGCTGTGTGGGATTCAAATTGTCCGCATAAATGAAAAAACGCATGGGTTAAGTCCTGTCTGTTTAGGGGAAAGGTAGTATTACCATACTGCCTTCGAGAACTGTCAAGGACTGATTCTCTGAATCCTAAAGGTAGGAGCTTTTTTTTAGGGTTCGGAAGGATCGGAGAAAAGTTTATGCCCTGGCCCCAAACTCCAAGTCAAGGGATGGGGGATGGAGCCTAAGCTCAAGATTAATAGCCAATGAACATCAAGGTAGAGCTAAAAAGGGACTCTGGGGACTAAGTTCTTGGCGAGAGATGTAACTGTTTGTTGGAATGGTCCAAACGAACAAGAAAACGATCAAAAAAACTGAGTCCGAGGAGGCCATCAATCCCATCCGGGAGGTTCGGTATGGTATGTATGACCACTTGGACATCATCTCTGCCTGCATTTCCCACACGAATTTTTCGTGCGACGCCTAGCTCGGCTTGAACCCTTCCCCCGACAGTAAGGAGGTTAATTGGCGAATTGGCCGAATCTGAATGAATTCCCGCATCAAATGCCAAATTTTCTGAAATGGTGGTAAAGGTTGCCCCTGTATCAACGATGAGTCTGGCTTCATGGAAATCATTCACCTCCACGTTAGCGACCCAAACACCTCCTAACTGCTCCAGGGAAATCACAGAATCCTCAGCTCCAGCGGCTATTTGGTCTGATTTGGGAGGTAGCGAGCGAGTGAGAAGAAGAGATTGGTCTAAAGGTAATCGACTGAGAATAGCCTGCCCACCCACCACTGTACCGATCGCTATTAACATAAAGACGATTAAAAGTTTGTTGGCAGTCCCCAATTCTTAAATTCCTCGATCAAAAAGCAGATTTTAACGCTAGTATCCTTAGGGTGAGCCTCAGTAGGCTTTTCGGTTGGAACAGAGGAAGCCTTGAAGACTGAGTTGAACATTGGAAATGGTAATGGTTTATCTTAATGGGATGGTCTGTGAATTTTATTGACTTATGGCCTTTGACAGATTTTCATCGAAGTATGATCAATGCCAGGCAATGTTGTAGTTTCCGTATATTCAGAAAATCTCTATTGCAATTTAGTTGCAATTAATGTTGACACTCCTAGAGGCCTTTGGTATTTTTGCCCGCAAGGAATTTATAGGCAAAACTCTTCATGATCCGAAAACCGCTATCTCTCATCTCTCGATGTAATATCAGCTTGGCCCTAGCGCTTGCTTTGGTATTATTGAGTGCCATACCGTTTGTGCAGGCCCTAGAA
Above is a window of Candidatus Nitrospira neomarina DNA encoding:
- a CDS encoding (2Fe-2S) ferredoxin domain-containing protein, whose translation is MPKPKYHILVCTNSRPPGHPKPSCGAAGAQNLLMALNMGLIERGVQPGEVLVTGTTCLGPCESGPNVVVYPTGTWYSQVKDSDVAVILDEHIKKGEPAAQLKPDSVWS
- a CDS encoding retropepsin-like aspartic protease family protein; protein product: MGTANKLLIVFMLIAIGTVVGGQAILSRLPLDQSLLLTRSLPPKSDQIAAGAEDSVISLEQLGGVWVANVEVNDFHEARLIVDTGATFTTISENLAFDAGIHSDSANSPINLLTVGGRVQAELGVARKIRVGNAGRDDVQVVIHTIPNLPDGIDGLLGLSFFDRFLVRLDHSNKQLHLSPRT
- a CDS encoding MogA/MoaB family molybdenum cofactor biosynthesis protein; translated protein: MDEHQDHKEHGSHTDHFQPSHLTHKVQRSSSLVCMVLTCSDTRTPDSDTSGKLICHLLKEQGHSISEYRIIKDEPADIKAMLLKASGQEALQVIIINGGTGISRRDSTFEAVDDLLEKRLDGFGELFRYLSYQDIGSSAMLSRATAGTYGKLVVFSIPGSQGAVRLAMEKLILPEMGHIAGELTK
- a CDS encoding gamma-glutamylcyclotransferase family protein, with protein sequence MRFFIYADNLNPTQLKRRAPEAQFLFMAYVPDHTIKFGRWSNQWRCGLATIAPSAGERVWGGVFELTQEDVQEMDKFEGDLPEGAFRHVEIHVFTQEGEKEFVSTHVAQSIGKFKAKDHYLDWILAGVTHWKLPDECVDMWNLFRSQ
- a CDS encoding PhzF family phenazine biosynthesis protein, with protein sequence MDSSKNWLQFYQVDVFTSEPFGGNPLAVFPSPGELSEREFQQIAREMNLSETVFVLPPSDSKAAAKVRIFTPLQEIPFAGHPILGTFYVLGTLKHLALQEPVTKVFYECTLGLYALDLIVLKGQIEQVIMSQPSPQFIDVITQAEAIYDIAKALGIHRSLIADTLFPVELVSTGLPVLIVPIRSLTAAKSMEVDHSEVLEICARFGANGIMIFTTMTVEESATVHTRMFADPIGISEDPATGSASGALGAYLVKNGVVEVGPTTEVVMEQGYEIDRPSRILVQIFSDDDVIKEIKVGGQVVMVAEGKMVY